A segment of the Deltaproteobacteria bacterium PRO3 genome:
CGACGAGAAGATCTTCGTGTGCCGGGCCAAGGACCCCTTGGTGAAGTCCCTGATCCTGGCCTACACCGAGAACAACCCCCGGATGGAGCCGGTCCGGGACGACAACATCGAGTTGTTGACCAAGGCCTTCGACGCCGTGCTAAATAGTTGCCCGGACACCCAGGCTATGGCAAACAGCCTGGACCAGGCCTTGGGGGTGGTACAGCCCGAAAATACCCCAAGTCCTTCCAGCGCGGCGCGGGCGGGAGGTCCGACTTCGACGCTGACCGGGGCCACCTCGGGCGGCGGCGCCGGGCTGGGGCAGAGCGATAAATTTACGGACATGGTCAAAAACGAAAACAAAATCTTCTCCGTCATCGGCATCGGCACCGTCGGCGAGACCGAGGTCAAATTGAAGACCGTCCTCGACACCAGCAATCCCAACCCCAACCGCTGGACGATGCTGTATTGGAGGGTCGAATAGTGGCCCAAACCGTCCTCGGCATCGACCTCGGCAGCTATTCGGTGAAGATCGCCCAAGTCGAACGCGGCTTCGGCGAGTTCAAGCTCGTCAACTTCTTCGAGGTGCCCCTGGTCGCCGAGGAAGTGCTCAGCTACGAGCAATCCGCGTCGGCGGCCCTGACTAAGTTCGTCCAAGAAAACGCGATCAACTACGACACCTGCGTCGTCTCCCTCCCCGGAAGCCTGGCCTCCTTCCGCACGCTGAGCATGCCCTTCGGCAACGTCAAGAAGATCGACCAGACCCTCGAGTTCGAGCTCGAGACCCTGATCCCCTTCGACATCGAGGAGGTGCTGTTCGACTACACGATCCTCTCGAGCACGCCGCAGGAGTCCAAAGTCCTGGTGGCCTATCTCAAGGACGCCGATTTCAAGCGCTTCCTGACCCAGATCCAGACCAGCGGGATCGACCCCCGCTACATGGGGATCGACACGGTCGACCTCTCCTACCTGAGCTTCCCGGGATTTCTGCCGCCCGAGGGCCAGTACGCCCTTTTGGACCTGGGCCACAGCAAGGCCAACCTGATGATCCTCGAGGGGAACAAGATCAAGGGACTGCGTTGCCTGAGCTGGGGCGGCCATCACCTCACCCAGGCGGTGGCCAAGGCCCTCGAGATTCCCTACGACAAGGCCGAGGCCTGGAAGCACGCCAAAGGCCAGGTCCTGGCGGGCGCCGAAGACCCCGGCCTCAAGGCGATCTACGCCAGCGTCGAAGACCTCCAGCAGCAACTGAAGCAGACCTTGTTCGCCTTCTACGAGTCCGGCGAGCGCCCCATCGAGGCCCTCTACCTCTCCGGGGGCAGCTCGCGGCTGCTCGGCATCGACTCTTTCTTCTCCAGCCGCCTCAACATCAACGTCAGCCAGCTCGACGTGCTCGACGACAGCTTCACCGAGCTGCACGACCGCGAGGGCGCGCGGCACGTGATCCCGACCGCCTTCGCCGAGGCGCTGCGCGCGGTCTACCCGAACAAGGGCGCCAAGATCAATTTCCGCCGCGGCGACTACGCCTACAAGAAAGACATCGAGCAGATCGGCGGCTCGCTCAAGCGCATCGGCCTGGTCGCCGCCTCGGTGGCGGTCCTGGCCCTGGCTTATTTCATCATGGCCTACATGACGCTCTCCTCGCAGGTCGACAAGATGAATAAAAACGTCGCCAAGATGGTCAAGGCCTCGGTCCCCGACCTGCCCAAGGGCGGCGCCCAGTCGGCCAAGCAGGCCGTCACCGTGCTCGACGGCCGCATCTCGGCGATCTCCGAGAAGCTCAAGCGGGTGGAGGGCGGCGGCTCGGTCAGCGCCCTCGAATTGCTAAAGATGATCTCGGGGGCGATGCCGCCGCGCGACGAGCTGATCGTCGACATCGACGACCTCAACATCGCGCCCGAGCGGGTGCGGCTCGAGGGGCGCACGGTCTCCTACGAGGGCGTCGACAAGGTCAAGGCTTCCATGGAGAAGGTGAAGATCTTCAAAAACGTGCAGACGGGCAACGTGCGCAAGGGAGTGCGGGACGAGATCAAGTTCAGCCTCTCCTTCGACGTGGTCACCGGCGGGTAAGGGCGCAACGGATGGCGAAATCGGGAAAATACTCCTGGAAAGAGCGGCTCAACCTCGAAGAGCTCTACAACACCTTCATCGGCTTCGCCCCGCGCGAGCAGATCCTGGTGGGCGTCGGCGTCGGCGTGGGCCTGCTGCTATTGATCCTCATTCCCTTCGCCTGCGGATCCTCGCGATTAAGCAAGCTCGAGAGCCAGATCCAAAGCCACGAGAAGAACGTCAGCAAGGTCGTCGACAAGATCACCGAGTTGCAGCAGGCCCAGGCCAAGATGAAGGCCGTCGAATCCCGCATCCGGCCCAAGTCGCAGGTGCAGCTGACCACCAAGCTCGAAGCCCTCGCCACCCAGAGCGGGATCGGTCAGAACATCGATTCGCTCAAGGAAATGCCGGGCACGCCGGGCGAGGACTTCGAAGAGATGGTCGTCGCGGTCCGCTTGTCCCGGCTCAGCCTGAGCCAGCTGATCGAATTCCTCTACGGCATCGAAAGCCAAAGCGACATGAGTCTGCAGGTCAAACGACTCCAGCTCAAGCCACGCTACGACAACCGCCAGCAGTTCGACGCCAACTTCGAGATCAGCACCTATGTCAGCACCGCGCCCGCCGGCGAGGCGCCCGCGGGCGGAGGAGGTTGAGCGCCGTGAAAAACTCCAAGTTTCGCATGCTCGTCTACGTCGGGGCCGGCCTGTTCTTCTTTCTGTTCTGGCTGGTCTGGGTCTTCCCCACCGACGCACTCAAGTCCCGCATCCTCACCGAGATCGAAAACCAGACGCAGGGCCGCTACAAGTTCGACGTCGGCTCGCTCGACGTCAGCATCTTCGGCAGCGTCACCTTTAACAATCTGAAGGTCTCCGAGGGCGTGGGGGAGGGCGAGAAGGTCCTGCTCAAGACCCCCAAGCTCAAGCTGAGTTTTTCGCCCTTCGCCTTGGCCAGCATGGCGAAGAGTCCCAACCTCGACTTCTACCTGAAGGGCAGTAAGGGCGATCTGGAAGGCAATTTCCAACAGGACGGCGACGAACTGCGCCTGACCGCTAGCTTCGACCAGTTTCCGATCTCGGACTTGGGCGTCATCGGCGCCAAGGCCAAGCTGGACTTAAGCGGCACCGTGGACGGCGACATCGACCTGCAGTTGAACCGCGCCGATGCGGCCAAAAACTCCGGCAAGATAGACCTCTCCCTGATCAACCTGACGATGGGACCGAAGCGGGTCTCGATCGACCCCAGCTCGCCCGAGGCCTCGATGGAGATTCCCGAGATCAAGCTGAGCGGCGGCAAGGACTCCGGGATCCGAGGCGAGGTGAATAAAGAAAACCTCGAGCTCAACTCCATCAAGCTGCAGGGCGGGGACCTCGATCTCGACTTGAGCGGCCGCGTGGTCTTGCAGGGCGCCAAGGCCGGGGATTACCGGCTCGCCCTCCAGGGCGGCTTTTCCATCGCCGAGGCCCTAGCCAAGGCCTTGCCCTTCCTCTTCATCATCGAGCAGCAGAAGAATCCCCAGGGCGTCTATCCCCTCAACATCACTGGAAGGTTGGGGAAACCCAGCATCCGCATCGGCACCTTTCAGTTGCCGATCTAACTTAATGAAATTACTATGGTTATTTACGAAAGCGGACGCGCAACCTCGTCGCAGCCAAGCCGATAAGTCTCCGATTTCCTTGTCTTAAAAGAATTTCGGAGTTCCGGGTCATGTCCCCGCCTGTATTTCCATCCCTAAGGGCCCTTGCCTCGCCCCGCGCGGCCGAGACCGGCGCCATCGCGGCTGAGTCGGAGACCAACGCCCTCTTGGCCTTCAGCCTGGGCGCCGACTCCCTACGCGGCGGAGCGGAGGAGGGTCGCCGCCTCGAGGTCCTTTGGGGCAGGGCAGCGCTCGCCGAGCTGGAGGCCTTGAAGGCGGAAAGCGATCCTCAGCTTGTTTTCGAAGGCCTCGGCGCCCTGGCGACCCGTCTGGCCGCCGAGGACCGTCTGGAGGCCGCGCAGGCGGCCTACGCCTTCATCGCCGGGCGGGCGGCGGACTCGGCCCCCGCGGCGGCACGTCGGGCCCAAGAGGAATGGGATGCCATTCGGGGCCGGGGGGCCTTGGGGCCGCGACTGGAATTTTTGGGCCGGCGCTTCGCCCGCGAGGCCTCGAGCCCCGCCATGCTGGCCGGGATGGGCGTCGCCTCCACCGTCTTTCAGCTTTCGCGGGCCGCTTTCTTGGCCCGCCTCACCGCGACGCCCAGCCTGGGCCTCCTCTCGCGAGGTTTCGGCGCCCGCGCTGTCGCCGGCCTGGGTGCCTTCGCCCTCGAGGCCCCGGCCTTCGCCCTGACCGCCCGCGGGGCCCGCCTCGCCTTGGGAGACCCAGCCGCGACCGCGGCGCCGCTGGGCCATGAGATCCTCGGTTCCTATCTCACGCTCGGCGGCTTGAAGCTTTTCGGCGGCCTGGGCGCGGCGGCCGTCCGCTACGCGGGGGCGGGGCCGGTTTCGCGTACTCTGATTCCGCAGATTTCCACTTATTTTGGGATCGTGGCCGGACATCGCCTCGAGCAGCTCGCGGGCCTGCGCCCCGCCTTGAGCGGTGACACCCTGTGGGCGGATTCCCTGGTGACCTTGCTGCAATTCCACGTCGGCGGGCGTCTGGCCGGCGAGCTGGGCGGGCCGCGGCTGGCGGCCTGGCAACGCGAGTTGGAGCTGCGCGGGGCCGTGCTCGCGCGCGAACCGGAAGGAAGTGGGAGCGAGCCTCGGCGTCCTGGCTGGGCCCCGACCTGGCTGCTCGGCGAGGCCGCTATGGCGGCGCCGGCGGGCGGCCCAAGCGGCCGCGAGCTGCCGAATATCTTCATGATGCAGGGCCCGGAAGGCGGCGGCGGGAGACCTCGCGGCGAACGACTTGCCGCGGGGGGCAACGGAAGCCGTCGAGGATCCGTGCCGTTGGG
Coding sequences within it:
- the gspN gene encoding type II secretion system protein GspN, with the protein product MKNSKFRMLVYVGAGLFFFLFWLVWVFPTDALKSRILTEIENQTQGRYKFDVGSLDVSIFGSVTFNNLKVSEGVGEGEKVLLKTPKLKLSFSPFALASMAKSPNLDFYLKGSKGDLEGNFQQDGDELRLTASFDQFPISDLGVIGAKAKLDLSGTVDGDIDLQLNRADAAKNSGKIDLSLINLTMGPKRVSIDPSSPEASMEIPEIKLSGGKDSGIRGEVNKENLELNSIKLQGGDLDLDLSGRVVLQGAKAGDYRLALQGGFSIAEALAKALPFLFIIEQQKNPQGVYPLNITGRLGKPSIRIGTFQLPI